A portion of the Myxococcus stipitatus genome contains these proteins:
- a CDS encoding ATP-binding protein yields MLEPESRATEAPQRASDFLRTHQEEVLAEWEHAMHALHTDEPDRSSWLLDHMPGLLGALADAIDQGQQGLDTALAEEHASTRLDQGFDIGEVATEYALLRKCILRRLEAEHHPLAPGELERLEEVLDRAVVHTVRRFALARQRVLQALDRMTQAALDSPTVDLILVRLLTIVMESVLSVDAAAVLMVEDDRMVVRAAVGLGTDEALGKTVPLDEGFVGEVATRRQSMTLRSASTDSRVALPALREAGLLAVHGVPLLEVGGRLLGVAYMGSRTAYDFTDEDVLLFRTMCQRAAAHLTQARLRAAERSAREEAQRSLALLDALVAATPVGIAFFDRDLRYLRINQMLADINGFPPEEHVGRTFREVQPDDIADLLEPLLRRALERDAPMESFEFTTPASLVPVRGKSTWQTTVFPVRTAGGDLLGLGCTLVNITSHKHAEAALRQSVDFREQLLAVLGHDLRNPLNAIGASAFQLSRAEDLSPTEQRAVERIRKSAGRMGRMITDILDFARSKLGQGIPISRQHMNMAEVCQAALEELQVAYPNRHLSFEAHGDTTGDWDPDRVSQVLGNLVTNALHHGDADSPVRTSLRGERTDVVMEVHNQGDPIPSELLPRIFDPFKTPSGQAPVPAPYKLQRSLGLGLYIVHQIARAHGGHVEVESSAEAGTRFRVYWPRGP; encoded by the coding sequence ATGCTGGAGCCGGAATCTCGTGCCACGGAAGCGCCCCAGCGGGCCTCGGACTTCCTGCGCACCCACCAGGAGGAGGTGCTCGCGGAGTGGGAGCACGCGATGCACGCTCTGCACACCGACGAGCCGGACCGGTCCTCGTGGCTGTTGGACCACATGCCGGGATTGCTCGGCGCGCTGGCGGACGCCATCGACCAGGGACAGCAGGGTCTCGACACCGCGCTGGCCGAGGAGCACGCCTCGACCCGGTTGGACCAGGGGTTCGACATCGGCGAGGTGGCGACCGAGTACGCGCTCCTGCGCAAATGCATCCTCCGGCGGCTCGAGGCCGAGCACCACCCCCTCGCCCCCGGAGAGCTGGAGCGACTGGAGGAGGTGCTGGACCGGGCGGTGGTCCACACGGTGCGGCGCTTCGCCCTGGCCCGCCAGCGGGTGCTCCAGGCGCTGGACCGGATGACGCAGGCCGCGCTGGACAGTCCCACGGTGGACCTCATCCTCGTCCGCCTGCTCACCATCGTCATGGAGTCGGTGCTGTCGGTGGACGCGGCGGCGGTGCTGATGGTGGAGGACGACCGCATGGTGGTCCGGGCCGCGGTGGGCCTGGGGACCGACGAGGCGCTGGGGAAGACCGTGCCCCTGGACGAGGGCTTCGTGGGCGAGGTCGCCACGCGGCGCCAATCCATGACGCTGCGTTCGGCGTCCACGGATTCGCGCGTGGCGTTGCCGGCGCTGCGCGAGGCGGGGCTTTTGGCCGTCCACGGCGTCCCCTTGCTGGAGGTGGGCGGGCGCCTGCTGGGCGTGGCGTACATGGGCTCGCGCACGGCGTATGACTTCACCGACGAGGACGTGCTGCTCTTTCGCACCATGTGTCAGCGCGCGGCGGCGCACCTGACCCAGGCGCGGCTGCGCGCGGCCGAGCGCTCCGCGCGAGAGGAGGCGCAACGCTCGCTGGCGCTGCTGGACGCGCTGGTGGCGGCGACGCCCGTGGGCATCGCCTTCTTCGACCGCGACCTGCGCTACCTGCGCATCAACCAGATGCTGGCGGACATCAACGGCTTCCCACCGGAGGAGCACGTGGGACGCACCTTCCGGGAGGTGCAGCCGGACGACATCGCCGACCTCCTCGAGCCGCTCCTGCGCCGCGCCCTGGAGCGGGACGCGCCCATGGAGTCGTTCGAGTTCACCACGCCCGCCTCGCTGGTCCCCGTGCGCGGCAAGAGCACCTGGCAGACGACGGTCTTCCCCGTGCGCACGGCCGGAGGCGACCTGCTGGGGCTGGGCTGCACGCTCGTCAACATCACCTCCCACAAGCACGCGGAGGCCGCGCTCCGGCAGAGCGTGGACTTCCGCGAGCAACTGCTGGCGGTGCTGGGCCACGACTTGCGCAACCCGCTCAACGCCATTGGCGCGTCCGCCTTCCAGCTCTCTCGCGCGGAGGACCTGAGCCCCACCGAGCAGCGCGCGGTGGAGCGCATCCGCAAGTCCGCTGGCCGAATGGGCCGGATGATTACCGACATCCTCGACTTCGCGCGCAGCAAGCTGGGTCAGGGCATCCCCATCTCACGTCAGCACATGAACATGGCGGAGGTATGCCAGGCCGCGCTCGAGGAGCTCCAGGTGGCCTATCCGAACCGGCACCTGTCCTTCGAGGCCCACGGCGACACCACGGGCGACTGGGACCCGGACCGCGTCTCGCAGGTGCTGGGCAACCTCGTCACCAACGCCCTGCACCACGGCGACGCGGACTCGCCCGTGCGCACGTCCTTGCGTGGCGAGCGGACCGACGTGGTGATGGAAGTACACAACCAGGGCGACCCCATCCCCAGCGAGCTGCTGCCGCGCATCTTCGACCCGTTCAAGACACCCTCGGGACAAGCGCCCGTACCAGCGCCCTACAAGCTCCAGCGCAGCCTGGGCCTGGGCCTGTACATCGTCCACCAGATTGCCCGCGCGCACGGCGGACACGTGGAGGTGGAGTCCTCCGCGGAGGCGGGCACGCGCTTCCGGGTGTACTGGCCACGGGGGCCCTGA
- a CDS encoding IS66 family transposase: MDKGEYGPGLLAHVVVSKCADAMPLHRLAQRLERGGVPMSLSTLTDLFHQSASMLLPLSTHLLQCIVSAEVVLADETPLRMLDVKKTRRGYLWTFLARTPEGAWLIGYRRHVVGRTVTACLT; encoded by the coding sequence GTGGACAAGGGCGAGTATGGTCCGGGCCTGCTCGCGCACGTCGTCGTCTCCAAGTGCGCGGACGCCATGCCGCTGCACCGGCTCGCGCAGCGGTTGGAGCGAGGCGGCGTCCCCATGAGTCTCAGCACGCTGACGGACCTGTTCCACCAGTCGGCATCGATGCTGCTGCCCCTGTCGACGCACCTGTTGCAATGCATTGTGTCCGCCGAAGTCGTGCTGGCGGACGAGACGCCGCTGCGGATGCTGGACGTGAAGAAGACGCGTCGGGGCTACCTGTGGACCTTCCTCGCCCGGACACCGGAGGGAGCGTGGCTCATCGGCTACCGCCGCCACGTCGTTGGCCGGACGGTTACCGCCTGTCTGACCTGA
- a CDS encoding ABC transporter substrate-binding protein, protein MKRSLISLGLLVGMTGVGCAGPDEAEAVDSSVSTDATSQLDQGLVTNVTGTSPVVFVTMSGNETQQYDQSATSVVAYTRDSTTGTFTAYPGTGSADGTISVPNVPSGRIYLKLGSRYLVSTGRSFDLGSTEWGRDGAFASLPTPVTVSATGLSAWQPGDFLDMYSLNPGAFGYIDGNATGLPLAGATSFSALSFDYANMTNPMLLDSGLGDVFSLAQMRLQTSANGVPYRAMHKVLDASLTQVDGQPATVSGTFTQPVATGTFEVDWRRSAFEAMRTQVNPDAVSTYSEIWMSARPAALSSALGSISGPPLLVKLNPDTQRTDLVTGSMTYNNPLPATWRKLALAAAGFQKSYALGTATPYTMSVDIRVDQEASAFTAAPVQPIVGPVQAPLVNTRGAFQNLTGVGTDASLRWSKPLVGTATNYVVNIFRLGVSNGSTTVTRVATLHTDLQSVYLPPGVLQAGQTYFAEIQSWYQPGSDLATSPFKRSLPRGRASVLTGMFSP, encoded by the coding sequence ATGAAGAGGTCATTGATTTCCCTCGGGCTTCTGGTCGGCATGACAGGCGTCGGTTGCGCGGGTCCCGACGAAGCCGAGGCGGTGGACTCCTCCGTTTCGACGGACGCGACCTCCCAACTCGATCAAGGCCTGGTCACGAATGTCACCGGGACCAGCCCGGTCGTCTTCGTCACCATGTCGGGCAACGAGACGCAGCAATACGACCAGTCCGCCACGTCGGTGGTGGCATACACGCGGGATTCGACAACCGGGACGTTCACGGCCTATCCGGGCACGGGCTCCGCGGACGGCACCATCTCCGTGCCGAACGTCCCCTCCGGCCGCATCTACCTGAAGCTGGGCTCGCGCTACCTGGTGAGCACCGGCCGCTCGTTCGACCTGGGCTCCACGGAGTGGGGCCGGGATGGCGCCTTCGCCTCGCTGCCGACGCCCGTGACGGTGTCCGCGACCGGCCTGTCTGCCTGGCAGCCGGGAGACTTCCTGGACATGTATTCGTTGAACCCGGGCGCGTTCGGCTACATCGACGGCAACGCCACGGGGCTCCCCCTGGCGGGCGCCACGTCGTTCTCCGCCCTGAGCTTCGATTACGCCAACATGACCAACCCGATGCTGCTCGACAGTGGCCTGGGGGATGTGTTCTCGCTGGCGCAGATGCGGCTGCAGACGAGCGCGAACGGGGTGCCCTACCGCGCGATGCACAAGGTGCTCGACGCGAGCCTGACGCAGGTGGATGGCCAGCCCGCCACCGTCAGTGGGACCTTCACCCAGCCCGTCGCGACTGGCACCTTCGAGGTGGACTGGAGACGCTCGGCCTTCGAGGCCATGCGCACCCAGGTGAACCCGGACGCGGTCAGCACGTACAGCGAAATCTGGATGTCCGCCCGGCCGGCCGCGCTGAGTTCAGCGCTCGGGTCCATCAGCGGGCCGCCACTGCTCGTGAAGCTCAATCCTGATACGCAGCGGACCGACCTCGTCACGGGCAGCATGACCTACAACAACCCGCTCCCGGCGACGTGGCGGAAGCTGGCGCTCGCCGCCGCGGGCTTCCAGAAGAGCTACGCGCTGGGAACCGCGACGCCCTACACCATGAGCGTGGACATCCGCGTGGACCAGGAGGCGAGCGCGTTCACCGCCGCGCCCGTGCAGCCCATCGTCGGGCCGGTGCAGGCGCCCCTGGTGAACACGCGCGGCGCGTTCCAGAACCTCACGGGCGTGGGGACGGACGCGTCGCTGCGCTGGTCCAAGCCGCTGGTCGGAACGGCCACGAACTACGTGGTGAACATCTTCCGGCTCGGCGTGAGCAACGGCTCCACCACCGTGACGCGCGTGGCGACGCTGCACACGGACCTCCAGAGCGTGTACCTGCCCCCGGGCGTGCTGCAGGCGGGACAGACGTACTTCGCGGAGATCCAGAGCTGGTACCAGCCCGGCTCGGACCTCGCGACGAGCCCCTTCAAGCGCTCGCTGCCTCGAGGCCGCGCTAGCGTGCTCACCGGGATGTTCAGCCCGTAG
- a CDS encoding type II secretion system protein GspG, with amino-acid sequence MNVFAVVVPKLESARRSRAELDLKNFRSALKLYRWKMGRFPTTEEGLQSLVDVKALELVPIDPWNRPYGYSNEGGTVELWSLGRDGVRGCESDDLTARAPATP; translated from the coding sequence GTGAATGTATTCGCTGTGGTCGTCCCCAAGCTGGAGTCGGCCCGGCGGAGCCGCGCGGAACTCGACCTGAAGAACTTCCGGAGCGCGCTGAAGCTCTACCGGTGGAAGATGGGCCGCTTCCCGACGACCGAGGAGGGGCTGCAGTCCCTGGTGGACGTCAAAGCCCTGGAGTTGGTGCCCATCGACCCGTGGAACCGGCCCTACGGCTACTCGAACGAAGGGGGCACGGTGGAGCTGTGGAGCCTGGGCAGGGATGGTGTGCGCGGCTGCGAGAGCGATGACCTCACGGCGCGAGCCCCCGCGACCCCCTGA
- a CDS encoding FG-GAP-like repeat-containing protein has protein sequence MTPSPVRVSNRFLIVASGLLLACDPAPSTQPPPSDATTSRSDGLYSATGVITWTSRGGVVPMCWTTSGALLQKERVRRLLRDTWERYANVQFTEFIDCPNPLTEPQFNLSYVRARLDIDAANPNRNGDGSADEGMHALSNWANGGFSWGIVVGENTPSGRFDYLTVHEFGHTLGFHHEQDRDDDPLRLPDGTACQSGAPASGPKYTVLDRDSIMNYCNYTNNSSGRLSRLDILGAQSVYGPSAWYQGMKSRLLPLVDMNADGRPDAVYLRDKQGQLSFHVNSSLSQNGAAWITNTTGGVGALGWLTGHANADAKEDILQLWNNSGTVEVIVWNASGNNYQHVSSFPLQGSLQAFKYLAVDVNADGRTDIAELAPVNTNQLQIKVHGATANNFYQTVSTTPMSTGMGAVEWLTGDVNADGKTDIFQVWNDNGAVGILVYKANAAGTAYEHAYVNGAGIQGAVAASRFFAIDLDQDGRTDIVQARDVGGQLELRVHKNVGGTQFTTTWSGIMPAGAGALDWLVGDTNLDGVPDLIQLWANEGYLDVLLWRWNGSAFVSAYATTNLFGAPTAALAFHAADVTGDGRADIIQIEDDSQGSARVRFFIYDGGTNTFNRASAIPQLGPL, from the coding sequence ATGACTCCATCTCCGGTTCGAGTCTCCAACCGATTCCTCATCGTCGCGAGCGGGCTCCTGCTCGCCTGCGACCCCGCTCCGTCCACCCAGCCGCCGCCCTCGGATGCGACGACCTCTCGAAGCGATGGATTGTATTCCGCGACAGGGGTCATCACCTGGACGTCTCGTGGAGGTGTGGTGCCCATGTGCTGGACGACGTCCGGGGCCCTTCTACAGAAGGAGCGAGTCCGCAGGCTCCTCCGCGATACCTGGGAGCGCTACGCCAACGTCCAGTTCACGGAGTTCATCGACTGCCCGAACCCGTTGACCGAGCCGCAGTTCAACCTCTCCTATGTCCGAGCCCGTCTCGATATCGATGCCGCCAATCCGAACAGGAATGGGGACGGGTCGGCGGACGAAGGGATGCACGCTCTCTCCAACTGGGCGAATGGGGGATTCAGCTGGGGAATCGTCGTGGGTGAGAACACGCCGAGCGGCCGGTTCGACTACCTCACCGTCCACGAGTTCGGCCATACCCTGGGGTTCCATCACGAGCAGGATCGTGACGATGACCCGCTCCGGCTCCCGGATGGCACGGCCTGCCAGTCTGGCGCGCCCGCGTCAGGGCCGAAGTACACGGTGCTCGACCGTGATTCGATCATGAACTACTGCAACTACACCAACAACTCGTCGGGCCGCCTGAGCCGGCTCGACATCCTGGGTGCCCAGTCCGTGTATGGGCCTTCCGCCTGGTACCAGGGGATGAAGAGCCGGTTGTTGCCGCTCGTGGACATGAACGCGGATGGTCGCCCGGACGCCGTCTACCTGCGGGACAAACAGGGACAGCTCAGCTTCCACGTCAATTCGTCCCTCTCCCAGAACGGCGCCGCATGGATCACCAACACCACGGGTGGGGTGGGCGCGTTGGGGTGGTTGACGGGGCACGCCAACGCTGATGCCAAGGAGGACATCCTCCAACTCTGGAACAACAGCGGCACCGTCGAGGTCATCGTCTGGAATGCCAGCGGGAACAACTATCAGCATGTCAGCTCGTTCCCGCTCCAGGGAAGCCTGCAGGCGTTCAAGTACCTCGCGGTCGACGTGAACGCGGACGGGCGGACGGACATCGCGGAGCTGGCGCCGGTGAACACGAACCAGTTGCAGATCAAGGTTCACGGAGCGACCGCGAACAACTTCTACCAGACGGTGTCGACGACGCCGATGTCGACGGGGATGGGGGCGGTGGAGTGGCTGACGGGGGACGTGAACGCGGACGGGAAGACGGACATCTTCCAGGTGTGGAACGACAATGGGGCCGTGGGCATCCTGGTCTACAAGGCGAATGCGGCGGGGACGGCGTATGAGCATGCCTACGTCAACGGCGCGGGCATCCAGGGAGCCGTCGCGGCCTCGAGGTTCTTCGCCATCGACCTGGACCAGGACGGCCGGACGGACATCGTGCAGGCACGAGACGTGGGAGGGCAGCTGGAGCTGCGCGTGCACAAGAACGTGGGGGGGACGCAGTTCACGACGACGTGGAGCGGCATCATGCCCGCGGGAGCAGGCGCGTTGGACTGGCTGGTGGGGGATACCAACCTCGATGGCGTCCCGGACCTGATTCAATTGTGGGCCAATGAAGGGTACCTGGACGTGCTTCTCTGGCGCTGGAATGGGAGCGCGTTCGTGAGTGCCTACGCCACGACGAACCTCTTCGGAGCGCCCACGGCGGCCCTGGCCTTCCACGCGGCGGATGTCACCGGCGATGGTAGGGCGGATATCATCCAGATCGAGGACGACTCCCAGGGCAGCGCCCGCGTGAGGTTCTTCATCTACGACGGCGGGACCAACACCTTCAACCGCGCGTCCGCCATTCCCCAGCTCGGGCCGTTGTAG
- a CDS encoding metallophosphoesterase family protein — MRLLLISDTHGHLDIIERLAKESRADAVLHAGDFGFYDGGSADRIESRELFLRVVHSTLPDDVKQRAKKLKGDAMRVFIRENLPLSDLGGWLDSGRGFSLPTFAVWGNHEDGAVVSALLSGQRRVPNLTLLGTATCGPFRFFGLGGNLLPELLGENAPLDGGRGKVLTTEREVSALLDSAPPRAPGEVRVLVTHVSPGKEPVVGLLAQALDVDLTVSGHMGSPYGCVWDDFAVRGPTEAENRLATAMAALPEALRARLSPPTSGEGRARWYRGTFHVNLPDAPDGHAVVELVDGRVRLETVSAGLPVRP; from the coding sequence ATGCGCCTGCTGCTCATCTCCGACACCCATGGACATCTCGACATCATCGAGCGGCTCGCGAAGGAGTCCCGGGCCGACGCAGTCTTGCACGCGGGCGACTTCGGCTTCTACGACGGCGGCAGCGCGGACCGCATCGAATCGCGCGAGCTGTTCCTCCGCGTGGTGCACTCGACGCTGCCCGACGACGTGAAGCAGCGGGCCAAGAAGCTGAAGGGCGACGCGATGCGGGTCTTCATCCGGGAAAACCTCCCCCTCTCCGACCTGGGCGGGTGGCTGGACTCCGGCCGGGGGTTCTCCCTGCCCACGTTCGCGGTGTGGGGCAACCACGAGGACGGCGCCGTGGTCTCCGCGCTCCTGTCGGGGCAGCGGCGCGTCCCCAACCTGACGCTGCTGGGGACGGCGACGTGCGGTCCCTTCCGCTTCTTCGGCCTGGGGGGAAACCTCCTCCCGGAGCTGCTGGGGGAGAACGCGCCGCTCGATGGAGGACGCGGGAAGGTCCTCACGACGGAGCGGGAGGTGTCGGCGCTGCTCGACTCCGCGCCGCCGAGGGCTCCGGGAGAGGTCCGCGTGCTCGTCACGCACGTGAGCCCCGGCAAGGAGCCGGTGGTCGGGCTGCTCGCGCAGGCCCTGGACGTGGACCTCACCGTCTCCGGCCACATGGGCTCTCCCTACGGCTGTGTCTGGGATGACTTCGCGGTGCGCGGCCCCACCGAGGCCGAGAACCGGCTGGCCACCGCCATGGCGGCGCTCCCGGAGGCCCTGCGGGCACGCCTCTCCCCGCCCACCTCCGGCGAGGGCCGCGCCCGCTGGTACCGGGGCACCTTCCACGTCAACCTCCCGGACGCGCCGGATGGCCACGCCGTGGTCGAGCTGGTGGACGGGCGCGTGAGGCTGGAGACGGTGTCCGCCGGGCTCCCCGTGCGGCCATGA
- a CDS encoding RNA polymerase sigma factor, producing the protein MSVVLEKQNAGDLAEEHRPWLMRRALKLCRNEADAEDLVQDAITRFLAHCKPLRRLPDSEESGRLLARILANAFTDQCRRHKVRERNAHDPALGERLHAVPRALEPSPMESVTSEQISDVLRDFSPLDRQTYKLHSEGENYEEIARRCGGTPGAARTRVSKMLPKIRAKLVALLTAGRNE; encoded by the coding sequence ATGAGCGTCGTACTGGAAAAGCAGAATGCCGGCGACCTCGCCGAGGAGCACCGGCCCTGGCTCATGCGCCGGGCGCTGAAGCTCTGCCGCAACGAGGCCGACGCGGAGGACCTGGTCCAGGACGCCATCACCCGCTTCCTGGCGCATTGCAAGCCCCTGCGGCGTCTGCCTGACAGCGAGGAGAGTGGGCGACTGCTCGCCCGGATCCTCGCCAATGCGTTCACCGACCAGTGTCGACGGCACAAGGTGCGGGAGCGCAACGCCCACGACCCGGCGCTCGGCGAGCGGCTCCACGCCGTGCCGCGCGCGCTGGAGCCCTCTCCCATGGAGTCGGTGACTTCCGAGCAGATCAGTGACGTACTGCGCGACTTCAGCCCCTTGGACCGGCAGACCTACAAGCTCCACTCCGAAGGGGAGAACTACGAGGAGATCGCCCGTCGCTGTGGCGGGACTCCCGGAGCCGCGCGCACCCGAGTGTCCAAGATGCTCCCGAAGATTCGCGCGAAGCTGGTCGCCCTGCTAACCGCGGGGAGGAACGAATGA
- a CDS encoding CHAT domain-containing protein, whose translation MTRPCDNVELFVGGALPPEEAEAFRQHLPDCEKCQQAISAQLELEFLAKEVLEDVPEVAAPKPTAQVIPLWRRPAARTLLAFAAGLLVTIAAVRLLPGNTPSKSPHVAAEVQERWLEARLPLAEADIHRPYVPPSRTMSGGPGTSRPPPSRTAVPDSPLAQAVDVLSRNDSRLVATALDTLNPVAESAEKKVARSAAMLIQGEFEQALTSADAALALNPTMPQALWNRGLALEGLALYEQAAESFRRVAALNEPGWAEEARRRADKLEQSSQDAYETWKKMDAAGKALLDVGPKDLPGDFPFFAYARLYFYDAVRSAPSRERVLALMDLATRLDDRARRGNILQDYVRQVAASDFTLRAPLARQYADLVHAPWKKVPTPVHSPEWQRDFVKRLRASNDSDILLGTLVLLDQLQEDFALLERAAAKDPWFALMLAHQRALTPLKARLDQWKKQQLVDEALSVLLGAFQRNCQSPGLEFRCIRLDLTLSDLYFRRKQLPEARKHAMQGLQLARKHHDWGTAGQLLVQVAQASRIAHDATQHARAYYFEYMAYSARDGDKAARAARRLVYQHLADIAWNELRIEEARRDIDDALATGLPLSASGAFTLSDLARLESRVGDVDHLRQVLKEQQDGDERLLAEYSLGRFLFEHNESEGRDILERLIRPRKNSTGDTEQRVRTYSFTSLLFEAGKRGAFDEVRKLFAEEREGPLPERCLLVATVDSERTLLMARGAEGDWVNTYTDTRRESLKADLGGLVPEALLAPLRGCAQVDVLARPPLHGRSGLLPGDIAWSYLTRQTLARTPRKPDRRPLHLIVSDVTIDDPRYGRLNPWQPEFGPDEEPLLLKHADATPSGVIKAMRTASEIDLVTHGDLDLPVSSAYLKLATEHGQSTLTLSMLQNLQLQEAPFIVLAACRAAHTTYATHEGGSGFPTVLIEQGARGVLAATVEITDLEANQFFNAIRARIRQGTPPAIALRDERREWLTKHPDKNHWLKSVLLFE comes from the coding sequence ATGACCCGCCCCTGTGACAACGTCGAACTGTTCGTCGGCGGCGCGCTGCCTCCCGAGGAGGCCGAGGCGTTCCGTCAGCACCTCCCCGACTGCGAGAAGTGTCAGCAGGCGATCTCCGCCCAGCTGGAGCTCGAGTTCCTGGCGAAGGAGGTCCTCGAGGACGTCCCGGAGGTGGCCGCCCCGAAGCCGACCGCCCAGGTGATTCCCCTCTGGCGCCGGCCCGCGGCGCGCACGCTCCTGGCCTTCGCGGCGGGGTTGCTGGTCACCATCGCGGCGGTGCGCCTGCTTCCCGGGAACACCCCGAGCAAGAGCCCCCATGTCGCCGCCGAGGTCCAGGAGCGATGGCTGGAGGCCCGGCTGCCGTTGGCCGAGGCGGACATCCACCGACCCTATGTGCCCCCGAGTCGGACGATGTCGGGGGGACCCGGCACCTCGCGGCCCCCGCCGTCCCGAACCGCGGTTCCCGATTCACCGCTGGCGCAGGCCGTCGATGTCCTGTCGCGCAACGACTCGCGGCTCGTGGCGACGGCGCTCGACACGCTGAACCCGGTCGCGGAGTCCGCGGAGAAGAAGGTCGCCCGCTCCGCCGCGATGCTCATCCAGGGTGAGTTCGAGCAGGCGCTCACCTCGGCGGACGCGGCGCTGGCCTTGAACCCCACGATGCCGCAAGCGCTCTGGAACCGTGGGCTCGCACTCGAAGGGCTCGCGCTCTACGAGCAGGCGGCCGAATCCTTCCGGCGGGTGGCGGCCCTGAACGAGCCCGGTTGGGCGGAGGAGGCCAGGCGCAGGGCGGACAAGCTCGAGCAGTCCTCCCAGGATGCCTATGAGACCTGGAAGAAGATGGACGCCGCCGGGAAGGCCCTCCTCGATGTGGGCCCCAAGGACCTGCCTGGTGACTTCCCCTTCTTCGCCTACGCGCGCCTCTACTTCTACGACGCCGTGCGGTCGGCCCCCAGCCGCGAGCGTGTCCTGGCCTTGATGGACCTCGCCACCCGACTGGATGACCGAGCGCGCAGAGGGAACATCCTCCAGGACTATGTGCGTCAGGTCGCGGCCTCGGATTTCACCCTCCGCGCCCCCCTTGCGCGGCAATACGCGGACCTGGTCCACGCGCCCTGGAAGAAGGTCCCCACACCCGTGCACTCACCGGAGTGGCAACGGGACTTCGTGAAGAGGCTCCGGGCTTCGAATGACTCCGACATCCTGCTGGGAACCCTCGTCCTCCTGGATCAACTCCAGGAGGATTTCGCGCTTCTGGAACGAGCCGCGGCGAAGGACCCCTGGTTCGCGCTGATGTTGGCGCATCAGCGGGCGCTGACACCCCTCAAGGCCAGGCTCGACCAGTGGAAGAAGCAGCAACTCGTCGACGAGGCGCTCTCGGTTCTGCTCGGTGCCTTCCAACGGAATTGCCAGTCCCCGGGGCTGGAGTTCCGCTGCATCCGGCTCGACCTCACGCTGTCGGATCTCTACTTCAGACGGAAGCAACTGCCCGAGGCGCGTAAGCACGCGATGCAGGGCCTGCAGCTCGCCCGGAAGCACCATGACTGGGGGACGGCCGGCCAGTTGCTGGTACAGGTCGCACAGGCATCGAGAATCGCCCACGACGCCACCCAGCATGCCCGCGCCTACTACTTCGAGTACATGGCGTACTCGGCGCGCGACGGAGACAAGGCCGCGAGAGCCGCGCGTCGCCTCGTCTACCAGCACCTCGCCGACATCGCCTGGAACGAGCTGCGCATCGAGGAGGCGCGCCGTGACATCGACGACGCGCTGGCGACCGGGCTGCCTCTCTCCGCTAGCGGCGCGTTCACCTTGTCGGACCTCGCGAGGCTCGAGAGCAGGGTGGGAGACGTAGACCACCTGCGGCAAGTCCTGAAGGAACAGCAGGATGGTGATGAACGGCTCCTCGCCGAGTACTCACTTGGCCGGTTCCTCTTCGAGCACAACGAATCCGAGGGGCGCGACATCCTGGAGCGCCTCATCCGCCCCAGGAAGAACTCCACCGGCGACACGGAGCAGCGGGTCCGGACCTACAGCTTCACCTCGCTCCTCTTCGAGGCGGGGAAGCGGGGCGCCTTCGACGAGGTCCGCAAGCTCTTCGCCGAGGAGCGTGAGGGCCCTCTTCCGGAGCGCTGCCTGTTGGTCGCGACCGTGGATTCGGAGCGGACGCTGCTGATGGCCCGTGGAGCCGAGGGTGATTGGGTGAACACGTATACGGACACCCGGCGAGAGTCCTTGAAGGCAGACCTCGGCGGCCTCGTGCCCGAGGCGCTGTTGGCTCCGCTGCGAGGCTGCGCCCAGGTCGATGTGCTGGCGAGACCTCCACTCCATGGTCGGTCGGGATTGCTCCCTGGCGACATCGCCTGGAGCTACCTGACCCGACAGACCCTGGCACGCACGCCCCGGAAACCGGACCGACGGCCCCTGCACCTCATCGTCTCCGACGTGACCATCGACGACCCCCGCTACGGTCGCCTCAATCCCTGGCAACCGGAGTTCGGGCCGGACGAGGAGCCCCTGTTGCTCAAGCACGCCGACGCGACTCCCTCCGGGGTCATCAAGGCGATGCGGACCGCCTCCGAGATCGACCTGGTGACCCACGGCGACCTCGACCTGCCCGTCAGCAGCGCCTATCTCAAGCTCGCGACGGAGCATGGCCAGTCCACGCTGACCCTCTCGATGTTGCAGAACCTCCAGCTCCAGGAGGCGCCATTCATAGTCCTGGCGGCCTGCCGTGCCGCCCACACGACCTACGCCACGCACGAGGGGGGTTCGGGATTCCCGACGGTCCTCATCGAACAGGGGGCGAGGGGAGTGCTCGCGGCGACAGTGGAGATCACCGACCTGGAGGCCAACCAGTTCTTCAACGCCATCCGAGCGCGCATCCGCCAAGGCACTCCTCCCGCCATCGCCCTGAGGGACGAGCGCCGGGAGTGGCTGACGAAGCACCCGGACAAGAACCACTGGCTCAAGAGCGTCCTGTTGTTCGAATGA